A region from the Lycium barbarum isolate Lr01 chromosome 8, ASM1917538v2, whole genome shotgun sequence genome encodes:
- the LOC132606704 gene encoding calcium-binding protein CAST-like produces MGSVTGENNGVLDQCKQSKLKPSSSSSFRLRSPSLNSIRLRRIFDVFDRNHDSLISVDELSQALNVLGLDADLSEIESMVKSYIKPENTGLKFEDFEVLHRSFNDVFFGSKYDDQDPAQDESDLKEAFDVFDENGDGFISAKELQVVLEKLGLPEGSEIDRVEMMISSVDQDHDGRVDFFEFKDMMQSVMVPS; encoded by the coding sequence ATGGGATCGGTAACGGGAGAAAACAATGGGGTACTGGACCAATGTAAACAAAGCAAACTTAAGCCTTCATCGTCATCTTCCTTTCGTCTTCGTAGCCCGAGCCTGAACTCCATTCGTCTACGCAGGATCTTTGACGTGTTCGACAGAAACCACGACAGTTTAATCAGCGTAGACGAACTAAGTCAAGCACTCAACGTGTTAGGACTGGACGCGGATCTATCTGAGATCGAATCCATGGTGAAGTCATACATAAAACCAGAAAACACTGGTCTTAAGTTCGAAGATTTCGAGGTTTTACATCGGTCTTTTAATGATGTTTTCTTCGGGTCAAAATATGATGATCAAGATCCAGCACAGGATGAATCGGATCTGAAGGAAGCGTTTGATGTGTTTGATGAGAATGGTGATGGTTTTATATCGGCTAAGGAATTGCAAGTGGTGCTTGAGAAACTTGGATTGCCTGAAGGAAGTGAGATTGATAGAGTTGAGATGATGATTTCTTCAGTTGATCAAGATCATGATGGACGTGTTGACTTTTTTGAGTTTAAGGATATGATGCAAAGTGTTATGGTTCCTTCATAA
- the LOC132606705 gene encoding uncharacterized protein LOC132606705: MQDQRRSFSFNSFDFNSSNNSGTLFSSDDDDFSASNFVMYDTDDDDEGAYIEINLNPKPTKTSVLVDDEGVNIKRNFHVEEKDSNSSEVELRISFSSSGIPTTETTSCGTTQHAQGTTTSKPRGRLFVSLARIVNEFMAASSGKTSNSIETNNVDCTEMIRTRKDCTMVASKRNGIMNFIVKFKYKNIPSMLVSMVTPKPKNGQMPARQPLLQRCSSRCRNPMNDNMKIKTRNHSDLHHYQDLNREKSTSSSVAGIINFKAMKGVLDALIVRTSRYYPSARTGTLSANKHNKSKSCPSSIKSSPMHSNIVCDDEVRRFYSRDNSVQAAIAHCKKSFGTQAEFDFHL, translated from the exons ATGCAGGACCAAAGAAGAAGTTTCTCATTCAATTCCTTTGATTTCAACTCTTCTAATAATAGCGGTACTCTCTTCTCttctgatgatgatgatttttccGCTAGTAATTTCGTTATGTATGAtacggatgatgatgatgaaggcgCGTACATTGAGATAAACCTTAATCCGAAGCCTACAAAAACATCGGTATTAGTCGATGATGAAGGTGTCAATATTAAGAGGAATTTTCATGTAGAGGAGAAGGATTCTAATTCTTCAGAGGTGGAGTTACGGATATCTTTTTCATCATCTGGAATTCCAACAACAGAGACAACGTCCTGTGGTACCACACAACATGCACAGGGTACAACGACGAGTAAGCCAAGGGGACGCCTTTTCGTTTCGTTGGCTCGCATTGTGAATGAGTTCATGGCTGCATCATCTGGAAAGACATCAAATTCAATAGAAACTAATAATGTTGACTGCACGGAGATGATACGCACCAG GAAAGACTGCACGATGGTTGCTTCAAAGCGCAACGGCATTATGAACTTTATTGTAAAATTCAAGTACAAAAATATTCCATCCATGTTAGTCTCCATGGTGACACCCAAACCCAAAAACGGACAAATGCCCGCCAGACAACCGTTGTTACAACGATGTAGCAGCAGGTGCAGGAACCCGATGAACGACAATATGAAAATAAAAACTCGCAATCATTCTGATCTTCATCATTATCAAGATCTGAACCGCgagaaatcaacatcatcatctgtCGCAGGCATAATAAACTTTAAGGCAATGAAGGGAGTATTAGACGCTCTAATTGTCAGGACGAGTCGTTATTACCCGAGTGCAAGAACAGGTACATTATCCGCCAACAAGCACAATAAAAGTAAAAGTTGTCCAAGCTCTATTAAATCGTCACCAATGCATAGCAATATTGTTTGTGATGATGAAGTTAGAAGATTTTACTCGAGGGATAATTCTGTTCAGGCAGCCATTGCTCACTGTAAGAAATCGTTTGGCACCCAAGCTGAATTTGATTTTCATCTTTGA